One Serpentinicella alkaliphila DNA segment encodes these proteins:
- a CDS encoding 5-formyltetrahydrofolate cyclo-ligase has product MKKEIRNKIINNRSNLTEIEIIEKSNIIFRKLKEIDIYKNASNVMLYISFNNEVLTKPIIEDLFQANKRVFIPVTISETKELIVSELLSIEGDLEIGNFGVLEPKKNCLRPFSPHELDLIIVPGVAFDPRGYRIGYGAGYYDRFLPQVPNNVPKASIAFDLQIIDFVPSETYDMPVEYIITENRTIKCNLDN; this is encoded by the coding sequence TTGAAAAAGGAGATTAGAAATAAAATTATTAATAATAGAAGTAATCTAACAGAAATTGAAATCATCGAAAAGAGTAATATTATATTTCGCAAATTAAAGGAAATAGACATTTATAAAAATGCTAGTAATGTTATGCTCTATATTTCATTTAACAATGAAGTTTTGACTAAACCAATTATTGAAGATTTATTCCAGGCTAACAAACGGGTGTTTATACCTGTTACTATTTCTGAAACAAAGGAATTAATCGTATCTGAATTACTAAGCATAGAAGGGGATTTAGAAATTGGTAACTTTGGGGTTCTAGAACCTAAAAAGAACTGTTTAAGACCTTTTTCACCACATGAACTGGATTTAATTATTGTTCCTGGCGTAGCCTTCGACCCTAGAGGCTATCGCATAGGCTATGGTGCAGGATATTATGATAGGTTCCTGCCTCAAGTTCCAAACAATGTACCTAAGGCTTCAATAGCCTTTGATTTACAAATTATTGATTTTGTTCCCTCCGAAACTTACGATATGCCAGTTGAATATATAATAACTGAGAATCGAACTATTAAATGTAATTTAGATAATTAG
- a CDS encoding LysM peptidoglycan-binding domain-containing protein gives MNSRIKKVIIGTTIASSIFSFTISNSFANFTQHKVVAGDTLWKISQQYETSLDELYKINPKFVSNSSLLVGDVVNVPSKVVTYTVKTGDTPWTISNSFDITLQQFMSFNNLKDGQHIYPGDRVIIPQKISSNQNNNSNTQSNINYTVKSGDTPWTISNAYKISMNDLLSFNGLTQKDFVYPGQVLKIPSQTQQSQVQNPPIQHNPTMPPPNTSTPQKTFITHTVVSGDDLWKISIRYGIPFSELLQVNGFKENHIVYIGDKINIPVYNIPVKPTKGAQFGELLDWWTEAQYVVPINKTFKIIDFNTGKEWFAKRTIGANHADCEPLTAKDAAIMKEVWGGNFSWARRPVIIEVDGRRLAASASSLPHDIQYITNNNFNGHFDLYFLNSTRHVDGKGDPEHQKNLLMAAGN, from the coding sequence ATGAACTCAAGGATAAAGAAAGTAATTATCGGTACCACTATTGCTTCAAGTATATTTTCCTTTACAATAAGTAATTCATTTGCAAATTTTACACAACACAAGGTAGTGGCCGGTGACACCTTGTGGAAAATATCTCAACAATATGAAACTTCACTAGATGAACTATACAAAATTAATCCAAAGTTTGTATCTAATAGCAGTTTACTAGTAGGAGATGTTGTAAATGTTCCATCAAAGGTTGTTACTTATACAGTAAAAACAGGGGATACACCATGGACTATTAGTAATAGCTTTGATATAACACTACAACAATTTATGTCATTTAATAACTTAAAAGATGGACAACATATTTATCCAGGGGATAGGGTAATTATTCCTCAGAAGATTAGTAGTAATCAAAACAATAATTCAAATACCCAATCAAATATAAATTATACTGTAAAAAGTGGAGATACACCCTGGACTATTAGTAATGCTTATAAAATATCAATGAATGACCTATTGTCTTTTAATGGTTTAACACAAAAAGATTTTGTTTATCCAGGTCAGGTTTTGAAAATACCTTCACAAACTCAACAATCACAGGTCCAAAATCCACCTATACAACATAATCCTACTATGCCGCCACCAAATACCTCTACACCACAAAAGACTTTTATTACACATACGGTTGTAAGTGGGGATGATTTATGGAAAATTTCTATTCGATATGGGATACCTTTTTCTGAATTATTACAAGTGAACGGGTTTAAAGAAAATCATATAGTATACATTGGGGATAAAATAAATATACCTGTATATAATATACCAGTAAAACCTACAAAAGGTGCCCAGTTTGGAGAATTACTGGACTGGTGGACTGAAGCACAATATGTTGTTCCGATTAATAAAACATTCAAAATTATTGATTTTAACACAGGTAAAGAGTGGTTTGCAAAAAGGACTATAGGGGCTAACCATGCGGACTGTGAACCCCTAACAGCTAAGGACGCAGCAATAATGAAGGAAGTTTGGGGTGGAAACTTTAGTTGGGCAAGAAGACCAGTCATTATAGAAGTTGACGGTAGAAGATTAGCAGCATCGGCTAGTTCTCTCCCTCATGATATACAATATATTACAAATAATAATTTCAATGGTCATTTTGACCTTTACTTCCTAAATAGCACAAGACACGTTGATGGAAAGGGAGACCCTGAGCATCAAAAAAATTTACTTATGGCTGCTGGGAATTAA
- the ftsX gene encoding permease-like cell division protein FtsX has translation MKIKTFRYMFKQGIIGIWRNRGMSLASVTTVAASLMILGVIITLVLNINGVAFMLQNQFDTIQVYLEDEIPVEQITSIGVEIGKIEGIANIEFVSKEQALQTFKNGWGEQGYLLESLESNPLPNSYVIHLEKIENADMVVSELSKLSGIDEVKYYKDIIDNLLRIAQYIRRFGWALISILIVIAMFIISNTIKLTLNARRQEVNIMKYVGATNWFIRWPFIIEGIILGFIGALVSTVIINFTYQSAFELITTRVYVILSSYMILPTDMLPRVIVMFTVIGCGVGALGSIISLRKHLKV, from the coding sequence ATGAAAATTAAAACCTTTAGGTATATGTTTAAGCAGGGTATTATTGGTATTTGGCGTAACCGTGGCATGAGCCTAGCCTCAGTTACTACTGTGGCAGCTTCATTAATGATTTTAGGGGTTATTATTACACTTGTACTTAATATTAACGGAGTAGCCTTTATGCTACAGAATCAATTTGATACTATTCAAGTATATCTGGAAGATGAGATACCTGTAGAACAGATTACAAGTATTGGAGTCGAAATAGGAAAGATTGAAGGTATTGCGAATATTGAATTCGTTTCTAAGGAGCAGGCTTTACAAACCTTTAAAAATGGATGGGGTGAGCAGGGGTATCTTTTAGAATCCTTAGAAAGCAACCCACTTCCTAACTCATATGTAATTCATTTAGAAAAAATTGAAAATGCAGATATGGTGGTTAGTGAACTATCAAAGCTTTCTGGAATAGATGAAGTTAAGTATTACAAGGATATTATTGATAACCTTCTAAGGATAGCTCAGTATATTAGAAGATTTGGATGGGCTTTAATTTCTATTTTGATTGTAATTGCAATGTTTATTATTTCAAATACAATTAAATTAACGCTGAATGCTAGAAGGCAAGAAGTAAATATTATGAAGTATGTAGGTGCAACAAACTGGTTTATACGTTGGCCATTTATAATTGAAGGAATAATATTAGGATTTATAGGTGCCTTAGTTTCTACAGTTATAATTAATTTTACTTATCAGTCAGCCTTTGAGCTAATTACTACGAGGGTTTATGTTATTTTAAGTAGCTATATGATTTTACCAACGGATATGTTACCAAGAGTTATAGTTATGTTTACAGTGATAGGCTGTGGTGTAGGTGCATTGGGCAGTATTATTTCTTTAAGAAAACATCTAAAGGTTTAA
- a CDS encoding Lon protease family protein: MNKFRLEENQLTSSCPVSSFDFKTTADLEPLNGIIGQDRAVDALQFGLSIDKKGYNIYISGLTGTGRSSYAKSITQSRAEQVEIPSDYIYVCNFKQPDKPYAIRMRTGQGASFKNDLELAIEQLGEEIPDKFEGTEYETNKANIFKHYQSQIMELKRKLNEIAMSYRFVFKETEQGLVTLPLKDNKIMTQEDYNSLTHEEIEELKSNSEKLNIITIDFLTQLRNIEEESKATIQALDENIGRDVVNIKIEHLVNKYKDNESIVKYLQELTEDIINHINYFKYDNEKTDAEKLMLQIKKEEEFFSRYKVNLFVNNDELKHAPIIYETNPTYYNLFGSIEYRNEMGVLRTDFTQIKPGSIHMANGGFLVIQIKDILSQPYSWETLKRVLITGMSNIENINSKGGYVVTSTLKPQSIPIKLKVILVGDAYIYQMLYNLDEDYRKLFKIMADFDVEMDRNDENILKMAQFIATHCKEVNLLEFDKSAICKVIEFSSRLAGHKNKLSSQFNQIVEILYEADAWAKLENAKIITEKYVQKAIKQKVYRNSKYEEKLNEMYEEETLLIDVEGQKIGQINGLAVMGTGQHQFGKPNRITVSTYKGKAGIISIEREVEKSGSIHDKGVLILSGYLGQKYAQEEALSLTVSISFEQNYSLIDGDSASSTELYAILSSIAQVPIDQGIAVTGSINQKGEIQPIGGVNEKIEGFFDICKIKGFNGKQGVIIPKQNVSNLMLKEEVIDAVRKGEFHIYAVGHVDEGIEILTKMPAGEKNKRGQYPKGTLNYLIQKRLKNLVKTNKKEEEKEID, encoded by the coding sequence ATGAATAAGTTTAGACTAGAAGAAAACCAGTTAACAAGTTCTTGTCCAGTTAGTTCTTTTGATTTTAAAACAACAGCAGACTTAGAACCTCTAAATGGAATTATAGGTCAAGATAGGGCTGTAGATGCATTACAGTTTGGTTTGAGTATTGATAAAAAAGGATATAATATATACATTTCTGGATTAACTGGTACAGGTAGGAGTAGTTATGCAAAATCAATTACCCAAAGTAGAGCAGAACAAGTTGAAATACCAAGTGATTACATTTATGTATGTAATTTCAAACAACCGGATAAACCCTATGCAATAAGAATGCGAACAGGTCAAGGGGCTTCCTTTAAGAACGATTTAGAATTAGCAATTGAACAACTTGGGGAAGAGATACCAGATAAATTTGAAGGTACAGAGTATGAAACAAATAAAGCGAATATATTTAAGCACTATCAGTCTCAAATAATGGAGTTGAAGAGAAAACTTAATGAAATTGCAATGAGTTATAGATTTGTCTTTAAGGAAACCGAACAAGGTCTAGTAACTTTACCTTTAAAAGATAACAAAATTATGACTCAAGAGGATTATAATAGCTTAACCCATGAAGAAATAGAAGAATTGAAAAGTAATTCTGAAAAATTAAATATCATTACAATAGATTTCCTAACTCAGTTAAGAAATATAGAAGAAGAGTCAAAGGCTACTATTCAAGCCTTAGATGAGAACATAGGTAGAGATGTTGTTAATATAAAAATAGAACATTTAGTGAATAAGTATAAAGATAATGAATCGATTGTTAAATATTTACAAGAACTTACGGAAGATATAATTAATCATATTAATTACTTTAAATATGACAATGAAAAAACTGATGCTGAAAAGTTAATGCTACAAATAAAAAAAGAGGAAGAATTTTTTAGTAGATATAAAGTGAATTTATTTGTAAACAATGATGAGCTAAAGCATGCTCCAATTATTTATGAAACAAACCCTACGTACTATAATTTATTTGGATCAATAGAATATAGAAATGAAATGGGTGTTCTTAGAACTGATTTTACTCAAATAAAGCCAGGATCTATCCATATGGCAAATGGAGGATTTTTAGTTATACAGATAAAGGATATTTTATCCCAGCCATATTCATGGGAAACTTTAAAGCGTGTATTAATAACAGGGATGTCAAATATTGAAAACATAAATAGTAAGGGAGGTTACGTTGTAACCTCAACATTAAAGCCTCAGTCTATTCCTATTAAACTTAAAGTTATACTAGTCGGGGATGCCTATATTTATCAGATGCTATATAATTTAGATGAGGATTATAGAAAGTTATTTAAAATAATGGCGGATTTCGATGTAGAAATGGACAGAAATGATGAGAATATATTGAAGATGGCTCAATTTATAGCTACCCATTGTAAGGAAGTTAATTTATTAGAATTCGATAAAAGTGCTATCTGTAAGGTCATAGAATTCAGTTCAAGATTAGCAGGTCATAAAAATAAATTAAGTTCACAATTTAATCAAATTGTAGAAATTCTTTATGAAGCAGATGCTTGGGCAAAACTAGAAAATGCTAAAATAATAACAGAGAAATATGTACAGAAGGCAATAAAGCAAAAAGTATATAGAAATAGTAAATATGAAGAAAAATTAAACGAAATGTATGAAGAGGAAACTCTACTTATTGATGTGGAAGGCCAAAAAATTGGTCAAATAAATGGTTTAGCGGTTATGGGAACTGGTCAACATCAATTTGGTAAACCAAACAGAATCACTGTATCTACCTACAAGGGTAAGGCGGGTATAATAAGTATTGAGCGAGAAGTAGAGAAAAGTGGTAGCATTCATGATAAGGGAGTATTAATTTTAAGTGGCTATTTAGGTCAAAAATATGCCCAGGAAGAGGCATTGTCTTTAACTGTAAGTATTAGCTTTGAGCAAAATTATTCTTTAATTGACGGTGATAGTGCTTCAAGTACTGAACTTTATGCAATACTATCCAGTATAGCTCAGGTCCCTATAGATCAAGGCATAGCTGTTACTGGTTCAATTAACCAAAAGGGGGAAATCCAACCGATTGGTGGAGTAAACGAAAAAATAGAGGGCTTCTTTGATATTTGCAAAATAAAGGGATTTAATGGTAAGCAGGGAGTTATTATACCTAAACAGAATGTAAGTAATTTAATGCTTAAGGAAGAGGTTATAGACGCCGTACGTAAGGGTGAGTTCCATATTTATGCTGTAGGGCATGTAGATGAAGGCATTGAGATATTAACAAAAATGCCAGCTGGAGAAAAGAATAAAAGAGGTCAATATCCAAAAGGTACATTAAATTATTTAATTCAAAAAAGATTAAAAAATCTTGTAAAAACAAATAAGAAAGAAGAAGAAAAAGAAATTGATTAA
- the ftsE gene encoding cell division ATP-binding protein FtsE — protein MIEFQNVTKIYDKGVQALTNVNLKIEKGEFIFLVGASGAGKSTFIKLLLKEQDPTNGKIYVGGQDISEISRRKIPFFRRSISVIFQDFRLLPNKTVFENVAFAMEVIEASSKEIRRQVPMILSMVGLSERASQYPHELSGGERQRVSIARAIVNNPSILIADEPTGNLDPETAWEIMKVLKSISRRGTTIIMATHAKDIVDVMQQRVVALEKGRIVRDEQRGAYDYEN, from the coding sequence TTGATAGAGTTTCAAAATGTAACGAAAATTTATGATAAGGGTGTACAAGCCTTAACTAATGTAAACTTAAAAATTGAAAAAGGTGAATTTATATTCTTAGTGGGTGCCAGTGGCGCTGGAAAATCTACATTTATAAAGCTATTATTAAAAGAACAGGATCCCACAAATGGAAAAATATATGTTGGGGGACAGGATATAAGTGAAATCTCAAGACGTAAAATACCATTCTTTAGAAGAAGTATAAGTGTCATTTTTCAGGACTTTAGACTGTTACCAAATAAAACAGTATTTGAAAATGTAGCCTTTGCTATGGAAGTTATAGAGGCTTCTTCAAAAGAAATAAGACGACAGGTTCCAATGATATTGAGTATGGTTGGATTAAGTGAAAGGGCTTCGCAGTATCCCCACGAGCTTTCCGGTGGAGAAAGACAAAGGGTATCAATAGCAAGAGCAATAGTAAATAATCCATCAATCTTAATAGCAGATGAGCCTACTGGTAATTTGGATCCTGAGACTGCTTGGGAAATAATGAAAGTTCTTAAAAGCATCAGCCGTAGAGGAACAACCATTATAATGGCAACCCATGCTAAGGATATTGTAGATGTAATGCAACAGAGAGTTGTAGCCCTAGAAAAAGGACGAATCGTAAGAGACGAACAGAGAGGGGCATATGATTATGAAAATTAA
- a CDS encoding murein hydrolase activator EnvC family protein — translation MKKKSILILLVLFMAMSTFSVFGNSDANRINNQLRDIGSQQKNLNNALNQNKKKEQSVAQQLQAIENQILRTEDEISKIQIDIKTTERNVQQTLEKLIAAESHIDNKNDLLGDRINVMYRNGNIGYAEVVLSSKDFTELLTNLDMVKRIVQHDVDLLKQLKEQRDAIEDKKTQLENHRSKLVILKSSVEEKRKSLQVSRGEQERLRKALQNDRAEITRQLDALEREAKLLEDQLRKLQSSGAYVGGQMQWPVPGYSRISSPYGNRIHPILRVSRFHSGIDVPAPSGVTVVAAAQGRVVLAGDQGGYGRTVIIDHGGGIMTLYAHNSRLNVSVGQQVTRGQKIAAIGSTGMSTGPHLHFEVRVNGKTVDPLSRVRR, via the coding sequence ATGAAGAAAAAATCAATATTAATTTTATTAGTTCTATTTATGGCAATGTCTACATTCTCTGTTTTTGGAAATTCTGATGCAAACAGAATTAATAATCAATTAAGAGATATTGGTTCTCAACAGAAAAATTTAAATAACGCTTTAAATCAAAATAAAAAGAAAGAACAAAGTGTTGCCCAACAGCTACAAGCTATAGAGAATCAAATTTTAAGGACAGAAGACGAAATATCAAAAATACAAATTGATATTAAGACAACGGAGAGAAATGTTCAACAGACTCTTGAAAAACTCATTGCAGCAGAGTCTCATATTGACAATAAAAACGATTTGTTAGGTGATAGAATAAATGTTATGTACAGAAATGGTAATATAGGTTATGCAGAAGTAGTTTTAAGCTCAAAGGACTTCACAGAATTACTTACAAACCTAGATATGGTAAAAAGAATTGTACAACATGATGTTGATTTATTAAAGCAGTTAAAAGAACAGAGAGATGCAATAGAGGATAAAAAGACTCAGCTTGAAAACCATAGAAGTAAGTTGGTAATTTTAAAAAGTAGTGTAGAAGAAAAAAGAAAAAGCCTTCAGGTTAGCCGTGGTGAACAAGAACGGTTAAGAAAAGCACTACAAAATGATAGAGCAGAAATTACTAGACAACTTGATGCTTTAGAGAGAGAAGCGAAACTACTAGAGGATCAATTAAGAAAGCTTCAGTCTAGTGGTGCTTATGTTGGGGGACAAATGCAATGGCCTGTTCCTGGCTACTCAAGAATATCTTCTCCATATGGTAACAGAATTCATCCGATTTTACGTGTAAGCAGATTCCACTCAGGTATAGACGTACCTGCTCCATCAGGAGTTACTGTGGTAGCTGCGGCCCAAGGTAGAGTAGTATTAGCCGGAGACCAGGGTGGATATGGAAGAACAGTAATTATAGACCATGGGGGTGGAATTATGACTCTATATGCCCATAACTCCAGATTAAATGTTTCTGTAGGACAACAAGTAACTAGAGGGCAAAAGATTGCTGCCATAGGTAGTACTGGAATGTCAACAGGGCCACATCTGCATTTTGAAGTTAGGGTTAACGGAAAAACCGTAGATCCATTATCGCGTGTAAGACGATAA
- a CDS encoding nitronate monooxygenase, with protein MKTRLTKLLNIDLPILQGAMAWISESQLVSAVSNAGGAGVIATGGRDASWLDDEIRKTRELTNKPFGVNIVVLDSTNEEMVDLVCREKISFVTFGAGNPVPHIKKLKEYGIKVLPVVPNLKLAKRVEEAGADAVILEGMEAGGHIGHIATMAHMTNVIPNISIPVIIAGGIADGRGIAAALLMGAEGVQIGSRFLLAEECQIHNNYKNRIIEAQDTDSVITGYSTGHGVRGLKNTFSDEYIKNEFSGASADELHKIAMGTYKKAVVEGDIENGFVIVGQSVVPLNRIQSSKDIVDELIQETKDTLKNAVKFL; from the coding sequence ATGAAAACTAGATTAACTAAGTTATTAAATATAGACTTACCTATATTACAAGGGGCTATGGCTTGGATTTCAGAAAGTCAATTAGTAAGTGCTGTTTCAAATGCAGGTGGGGCAGGAGTCATTGCTACCGGTGGCAGAGATGCATCGTGGCTAGATGATGAAATTAGAAAAACTAGAGAATTAACCAATAAGCCTTTTGGGGTAAATATCGTGGTATTAGATAGCACTAATGAGGAAATGGTAGATCTTGTTTGCAGAGAAAAAATCAGTTTCGTTACATTTGGTGCCGGTAATCCTGTTCCCCATATTAAAAAGTTGAAGGAATACGGAATTAAAGTTTTGCCTGTAGTACCTAATCTTAAACTCGCAAAACGAGTTGAGGAGGCCGGAGCTGATGCTGTAATACTAGAGGGTATGGAAGCCGGTGGTCATATTGGTCATATTGCGACTATGGCTCATATGACTAATGTTATTCCAAACATAAGTATCCCCGTCATAATTGCAGGAGGCATTGCGGATGGAAGAGGAATTGCTGCGGCCCTTTTAATGGGTGCTGAAGGAGTACAAATCGGCTCTAGATTTTTACTTGCAGAAGAATGTCAAATACATAATAATTATAAAAATAGAATTATAGAGGCTCAAGATACAGACAGTGTTATAACAGGATATTCTACTGGTCATGGAGTTAGGGGTTTAAAAAATACTTTCTCTGATGAGTATATAAAAAATGAATTTTCTGGGGCCTCAGCCGATGAGCTTCATAAAATTGCCATGGGTACTTATAAAAAAGCTGTCGTTGAAGGCGATATTGAAAATGGTTTTGTTATTGTTGGCCAAAGTGTAGTTCCTCTCAATAGGATACAGTCCTCAAAGGATATAGTCGATGAATTAATCCAAGAAACTAAAGATACCTTAAAAAATGCCGTGAAATTTTTATAA